In Haloarcula hispanica ATCC 33960, one DNA window encodes the following:
- a CDS encoding ABC transporter ATP-binding protein gives MSDTETESDIDSLGPNVRQTAAELATGDRTETLLQTDGLVKQFGGFTATDDVDFSVAEGELRCLIGPNGAGKSTLLNLITGSYEATDGSIYYNGHDITDLDPHERISRGISMKFQVPSVYGDLSVRENVRLPVQQFADGEERRRLVAEAIEAAGLTGYEDVDAGQLSHGQQQQLEIGMAAALEPDLLLLDEPVAGLDVAEREAIAERITRLNEEQGIAFVVIEHDTDFVANIAEEVTVLHNGEVFREGPIEEIESDPEVQRIYLGGES, from the coding sequence ATGAGTGATACTGAAACCGAATCCGACATCGATTCGCTCGGACCGAACGTCCGACAGACCGCCGCGGAACTGGCAACGGGCGACAGGACGGAGACGCTGCTGCAGACCGACGGGCTCGTGAAGCAGTTCGGCGGGTTCACCGCCACGGACGACGTGGATTTCTCCGTCGCCGAGGGGGAGCTACGTTGTCTCATCGGTCCCAACGGCGCTGGCAAGTCGACACTGCTGAACCTGATTACCGGGTCCTACGAGGCGACCGATGGCAGTATCTACTACAACGGCCACGACATCACCGATCTCGACCCACACGAGCGGATCTCACGCGGGATCAGTATGAAATTCCAGGTCCCGTCCGTCTACGGTGACCTGAGCGTCAGAGAGAACGTTAGGCTTCCCGTTCAGCAGTTCGCCGACGGGGAGGAGCGACGGCGGCTGGTCGCCGAGGCCATCGAGGCCGCGGGGCTCACCGGCTACGAGGACGTTGACGCCGGCCAACTCTCACACGGGCAGCAACAACAACTGGAAATCGGGATGGCCGCTGCACTCGAACCCGACCTGCTCCTGCTTGACGAACCGGTTGCCGGCCTCGACGTGGCCGAGCGCGAAGCCATCGCCGAGCGGATCACTCGGCTCAACGAGGAGCAAGGCATCGCCTTCGTCGTCATCGAACACGACACCGACTTCGTCGCGAACATCGCCGAAGAAGTGACTGTGCTGCACAACGGTGAGGTGTTCCGTGAAGGGCCAATCGAGGAGATAGAGTCGGACCCCGAGGTCCAGCGGATATATCTGGGAGGTGAGTCGTGA
- a CDS encoding ABC transporter ATP-binding protein → MLELDSVTAAYDTTPILRDVDLSVEEGEIVGVMGKNGVGKTTLLKTVMGLLEPSNGAIRYNGTDLTTTSADERARAGIGYIPQGRDVFPKLTVEQNIKMGETIRSDSDETLYDQIYEYFPVLEERASQEAGTLSGGQQQMLAIGRALVSNPDLLLLDEPSEGIQPSIVDQISQDMQTINEDLGTTILFVEQNLGVIREMADRCYAMERGTVVDELGPSTIADEDAIAEYLAV, encoded by the coding sequence ATGCTCGAACTCGACAGTGTCACCGCCGCCTACGACACGACACCGATACTGCGGGACGTGGACCTCTCCGTCGAGGAAGGGGAAATCGTCGGCGTGATGGGGAAAAACGGGGTCGGAAAGACGACGCTCCTGAAGACTGTGATGGGGCTACTGGAACCCAGCAACGGGGCCATCCGGTACAACGGCACCGACCTGACGACTACCTCGGCCGACGAGCGCGCACGGGCCGGCATCGGCTACATACCGCAGGGCCGGGACGTGTTCCCCAAGCTAACCGTCGAGCAGAACATCAAGATGGGCGAGACCATCCGGTCGGACAGCGACGAGACGCTGTACGACCAGATATACGAGTACTTCCCGGTCCTCGAAGAGCGGGCCAGTCAGGAGGCTGGGACGCTCTCGGGCGGACAACAGCAGATGCTTGCCATCGGCCGGGCACTGGTCTCGAACCCCGACCTGCTCCTGCTTGACGAACCGAGCGAGGGCATCCAGCCATCTATCGTTGACCAAATCAGCCAGGACATGCAGACGATTAACGAGGACCTCGGGACGACGATTCTGTTCGTCGAGCAGAACCTCGGGGTCATCCGCGAGATGGCCGACCGCTGTTACGCGATGGAGCGCGGGACGGTCGTCGATGAACTCGGTCCGTCGACAATCGCCGACGAGGACGCGATTGCGGAGTACCTCGCGGTCTGA
- a CDS encoding sodium-dependent transporter, translating into MSDRDSWISNLGFVLAAVGGAAGLGNIWRFPWLTAGNGGSAFLIVYLLVVVGIGVPGLLAEFVLGRCGRQTPTAALRSLTGSRWGSWLGAFNVLTTLVILSFYSVVGGWILRYTLVSPVGAYFGQPQQYFGAMSFGLEAVAFHLLFLGSVAGIVFFGVSHGIERVSKVMLPGVVLILLGLAVWTATQPGTAAGYAFYLSFDAEYLAANFLSVIGPAAGQALFTLSLGAGVMLTYASYLDDNASLPRDTLVIAVSNTFIGVLAGLVVIPLLFSQGVDPGQGGPGALFVALATAFATLPGGELVATAFFATVLMAAVTSGISLLETPVATLVDSFGVPRRRATVLVSALLAATGSGLALTSPVFQFVSGTLADLMLTVGLFAFTVIVGWLLRGEALTEFRAGTESFGWLARPWLLTVSWVLPVVVLFLLTNTLASLAGMSLGLGGRALIAVVGTVALAVAVTSGNWSDRLSSS; encoded by the coding sequence ATGTCCGATCGTGATTCATGGATATCGAACCTCGGCTTCGTGCTGGCCGCCGTCGGCGGTGCCGCGGGCCTCGGGAACATCTGGCGGTTCCCGTGGCTGACCGCCGGGAACGGTGGCAGCGCGTTCCTCATCGTCTACCTGCTCGTCGTCGTCGGCATCGGCGTCCCGGGACTGCTCGCTGAGTTCGTCCTCGGCCGCTGTGGCCGACAGACGCCGACCGCGGCGCTTCGCTCGCTCACCGGCTCCCGCTGGGGGTCGTGGCTGGGCGCGTTCAACGTCCTCACGACGCTCGTCATCCTTTCGTTCTACTCTGTCGTCGGCGGGTGGATCCTTCGCTACACGCTGGTCTCGCCGGTCGGGGCGTACTTCGGGCAGCCCCAGCAGTACTTCGGAGCAATGAGCTTCGGCCTCGAAGCGGTCGCCTTTCACCTGCTGTTTCTCGGGAGCGTCGCCGGGATCGTCTTCTTCGGCGTGAGCCACGGTATCGAACGCGTCTCGAAGGTGATGCTGCCCGGCGTCGTGCTAATCCTGCTCGGCCTCGCGGTATGGACGGCCACCCAGCCGGGTACGGCCGCCGGCTACGCGTTCTATCTCAGCTTCGACGCCGAGTATCTCGCCGCCAACTTCCTGAGCGTTATCGGGCCAGCGGCGGGCCAGGCGCTGTTCACGCTCTCGCTCGGCGCTGGGGTAATGCTGACGTACGCCTCGTATCTCGACGACAACGCATCCCTTCCGCGAGATACGCTGGTCATCGCTGTCTCGAACACGTTCATCGGTGTCCTCGCCGGCTTGGTCGTCATTCCGCTGCTGTTTTCCCAGGGTGTCGACCCCGGACAGGGCGGCCCTGGCGCGTTGTTCGTCGCGCTCGCGACGGCTTTTGCGACGCTTCCGGGCGGGGAACTCGTCGCGACGGCGTTCTTCGCGACCGTGTTGATGGCCGCGGTGACCAGCGGTATCAGCCTGCTCGAAACGCCGGTCGCCACGCTCGTCGATAGCTTCGGCGTCCCGCGACGCCGGGCAACGGTCTTGGTCTCGGCCCTGCTTGCGGCCACCGGGAGCGGGCTGGCACTCACAAGCCCGGTGTTCCAGTTCGTCTCCGGCACGCTCGCAGACTTAATGTTGACCGTCGGACTGTTCGCGTTCACCGTCATCGTCGGCTGGCTACTGCGCGGGGAAGCGCTGACGGAGTTCCGCGCCGGAACCGAAAGCTTCGGGTGGTTGGCCAGGCCGTGGCTCCTGACGGTCAGTTGGGTTCTCCCCGTCGTCGTGCTGTTCCTGCTGACGAACACGCTCGCGTCGCTCGCTGGGATGTCGCTGGGACTCGGCGGCCGAGCGCTTATCGCTGTGGTCGGCACTGTTGCCCTCGCCGTCGCAGTTACGAGCGGAAACTGGAGCGACCGACTGAGTTCGAGCTAA
- a CDS encoding MaoC family dehydratase gives MKLYEDVSVGDVRQSDGYTVSKSEIVEFGEKYDPQPFHTDADAAKDSVFGGLVASGWQTAAICMRLNVENSEDMATQAGVGVDDLRWHQPLQPGDTLRLRTEIIDKRPSDSDPSRGYITTRHEGLNQDDELVISYEATAMIRRETDE, from the coding sequence ATGAAACTTTACGAGGATGTTTCGGTTGGCGACGTACGACAATCCGATGGATACACTGTGTCGAAATCCGAGATCGTAGAATTCGGCGAGAAGTACGATCCGCAACCGTTCCACACCGATGCGGACGCAGCGAAGGACTCCGTCTTCGGCGGGCTAGTCGCTTCCGGGTGGCAGACCGCCGCGATCTGTATGCGTCTCAACGTCGAGAACAGCGAGGATATGGCAACACAGGCTGGCGTCGGTGTCGACGATCTCCGCTGGCATCAACCGCTCCAACCCGGTGACACGCTACGACTACGAACCGAAATCATCGACAAGCGACCCTCCGACAGCGACCCGAGTCGTGGGTACATCACCACCCGCCACGAAGGACTGAATCAGGACGACGAACTGGTTATTTCATACGAGGCGACAGCCATGATCCGCCGCGAGACCGACGAGTGA
- a CDS encoding creatininase family protein produces MASRRSVCLEEMVWPEIESALDNGTRTVIIAVGSIEQHGRHLPLNMDTLDGDELSRRMAAEMGDALAAPTIRPGCSGHHMEFPGTITVPPETLMDVIRSYCRSLDTHGFEHIVLVPTHGGNFGPVKTVAPDIARELEASVIPLADLDEHMQLLNEGLSKAGIEYKQDVIHAGAAETAIVLAIDEGLVRTENIEPGPEGDISPARLLSEGFKSITENGVLGDPTAATTEAGEAIIENVVEAYVEAVETERNAV; encoded by the coding sequence ATGGCTTCTCGCAGATCAGTGTGTCTTGAGGAGATGGTATGGCCGGAGATAGAATCTGCCCTCGACAACGGAACACGGACGGTTATCATCGCTGTCGGCTCGATCGAACAACACGGCCGACACCTGCCACTGAACATGGATACGCTGGACGGGGACGAACTCTCGCGCCGAATGGCGGCCGAAATGGGTGATGCTCTTGCCGCCCCCACAATTCGCCCCGGATGTTCGGGACATCATATGGAATTCCCCGGCACAATAACCGTGCCACCCGAGACATTGATGGATGTCATCCGGTCGTACTGCAGATCCCTCGACACCCATGGCTTCGAACACATCGTTCTCGTCCCGACTCACGGTGGAAACTTCGGGCCGGTCAAAACCGTGGCTCCTGACATTGCACGTGAACTCGAAGCCTCGGTGATCCCGCTCGCTGATCTCGACGAACACATGCAGTTGCTGAATGAGGGTCTCAGCAAGGCCGGTATCGAGTACAAACAGGATGTAATCCACGCCGGGGCCGCCGAAACAGCGATTGTGCTGGCCATCGATGAGGGTCTCGTCAGGACGGAGAATATCGAACCCGGGCCTGAAGGTGACATTTCGCCGGCTCGGCTGCTAAGTGAAGGGTTCAAATCAATCACCGAAAACGGTGTCCTCGGTGATCCGACAGCGGCGACCACCGAGGCCGGAGAAGCGATTATCGAGAACGTCGTCGAGGCGTACGTCGAGGCAGTCGAGACCGAACGCAACGCAGTGTAG
- a CDS encoding SHOCT domain-containing protein, with protein sequence MYNRIARLIPEHPRKRANLAVSGFVIGVIFLSSWLIRVGNYVLHPSYVSASAFISFLLGSGFILSSIYLFYTLSEQSNTTDRGTEDEDTASAIDILRKQYATGAITDEEFEHRLNTLLQSEDTDQRDQSEPTPLDNLVDSAASADSPSTAELNTEQSR encoded by the coding sequence ATGTATAATCGGATAGCTCGGTTAATTCCCGAACATCCACGGAAGCGGGCTAATTTGGCTGTATCTGGCTTCGTGATCGGTGTGATATTCCTGAGTAGCTGGCTTATCAGAGTCGGAAACTATGTCCTCCATCCTAGTTATGTGTCAGCGAGTGCGTTTATCTCGTTCCTCCTTGGGTCCGGATTCATTCTGAGTTCGATATATCTGTTCTACACGCTTAGTGAGCAATCGAACACTACTGACCGAGGCACAGAAGACGAAGATACCGCTTCAGCGATCGACATACTTCGCAAGCAGTACGCAACGGGGGCAATCACTGACGAGGAATTCGAACATCGGTTGAATACGCTGCTCCAATCCGAAGACACTGATCAGCGTGACCAGTCAGAACCGACACCGCTTGACAATTTAGTAGATAGCGCGGCCAGCGCTGATTCTCCATCCACAGCAGAACTGAACACTGAACAAAGCCGGTGA
- a CDS encoding DUF6498-containing protein, giving the protein MPFTRRVLYAENSRRTELLSTIVSNSLPVVGVGLFDWSAAALLFLYWFELGVDSVWALVRAVFAGRPPDIETSTLLMGPLAERQFALSVPRTGLRVYLTTLLALPITVLILAVVWLFTGGLLIGPLPEPSTETVTGVLLATIGIFVLTGITTVRNYFYNGEYRKHNSTTAFRGLLPRIVTVFFGGILTLALITAATEGPEAELGSLDPTVVGLPLLLMVVCFKFTSDLLGVYSDRLVVYFKTYDEEYGWQTAPPKARSVDGTLTDAPERVRPVCWGRVIGGLLRFPYHPGSLFLGGMGLLVAVLFAIGSAWDIVAVIVLASVSVPALLLCLDQLLRYGTIEYRIDPDAGALVAYDCLFGTALWRIESWEESGLRVEQTPLDSLLGTETVTIEHAEGEYILPHLPDAASVVAVFDRQPERSEQVIPGRAGLLG; this is encoded by the coding sequence ATGCCCTTCACCAGACGGGTTCTCTACGCGGAGAATAGCCGTCGGACAGAACTCCTCAGCACCATCGTCTCGAATTCTCTCCCCGTCGTTGGCGTCGGGTTGTTTGACTGGAGTGCGGCTGCATTGCTGTTTCTGTACTGGTTCGAGCTCGGCGTCGACTCGGTCTGGGCACTCGTTCGGGCAGTGTTCGCTGGTCGCCCGCCGGATATTGAGACCAGCACCTTGCTTATGGGCCCGCTGGCGGAACGACAGTTCGCCCTCTCCGTCCCGCGAACCGGTTTACGAGTCTATCTCACGACGCTACTCGCGCTCCCAATTACCGTTCTAATTCTGGCAGTCGTTTGGTTGTTTACTGGGGGCCTGCTCATCGGTCCACTGCCGGAACCCAGTACAGAGACGGTAACTGGTGTGCTGCTGGCGACTATCGGGATTTTCGTTCTGACGGGAATCACAACGGTACGGAATTACTTTTACAACGGGGAGTATCGGAAACACAACTCGACGACGGCGTTTCGAGGACTGTTACCTCGGATCGTAACCGTCTTTTTCGGCGGCATACTCACGCTGGCACTGATAACAGCAGCTACGGAGGGGCCTGAAGCAGAACTCGGCAGTCTTGATCCGACTGTCGTCGGACTGCCACTGCTACTCATGGTCGTCTGTTTCAAATTCACGTCCGACCTCCTGGGCGTCTACAGCGACCGTCTTGTCGTCTATTTCAAGACATACGATGAGGAATACGGCTGGCAAACGGCCCCGCCGAAGGCTCGCTCCGTCGACGGGACGCTCACTGATGCACCTGAGCGGGTGCGTCCAGTTTGCTGGGGACGGGTCATCGGCGGCCTCCTCCGGTTTCCGTATCACCCAGGAAGCCTGTTTCTCGGTGGCATGGGGCTGCTCGTTGCGGTCCTGTTTGCAATTGGCAGTGCGTGGGACATCGTCGCCGTGATCGTTCTCGCAAGCGTTAGCGTCCCGGCTCTCCTGCTGTGTCTCGATCAGCTATTGCGATACGGGACAATCGAATACCGGATTGACCCTGACGCTGGTGCGCTCGTCGCATATGACTGTCTGTTCGGCACGGCACTCTGGCGCATCGAGTCGTGGGAGGAAAGTGGCCTCCGCGTCGAGCAGACGCCGCTCGATTCGCTGCTCGGAACAGAGACGGTTACTATCGAACACGCTGAGGGGGAGTATATACTACCACATCTACCCGATGCCGCCTCGGTCGTCGCGGTGTTTGACCGCCAACCCGAGCGTTCAGAACAGGTAATCCCTGGTCGGGCTGGGTTACTTGGGTGA
- a CDS encoding outer membrane protein assembly factor BamB family protein, which yields MVATGSVASIAGCSSSCPDDGAPDPSHTVDPGVNSAGFETVPDGSWPLPRFDTTNTGYAPVGMETTTPSVRWHADISTSSGGGETAGASAGVVADGTVVLTTATGVVALSLRDGTEQWRRDLTPATVPSVVDIGDEPAPPVISNSRVFLATADSVTALEIGDGSVAWRNTDTAGAGVPTVTDDALFVPTTDGVARFATDDGRRQWTATADGTRLAAADSTVVIAGEKITAVDAAAGEVQWEHSDRPSGYPVVSDGTVYVSGTYGDLIGRSLTDGTEQWRLDDRRSLEFPVVTPDSVYAIERPGESSSATFAFDRVDNGPPKPRWCSEINIGGAVTAAADDAVFTFQSDDGLTAFTTRLGEAVWQYPAEYQAVSLAVLDGGIVSVSPDGTVVALGGE from the coding sequence CGAGACAGTGCCCGACGGCTCGTGGCCGTTGCCGCGGTTTGACACGACGAACACAGGCTATGCGCCGGTCGGGATGGAAACCACGACGCCGTCGGTCAGATGGCACGCAGATATTTCAACATCGTCTGGTGGCGGTGAAACCGCCGGTGCAAGCGCGGGGGTTGTCGCCGACGGAACTGTCGTGCTAACGACAGCGACCGGTGTCGTCGCCCTATCGCTCCGTGACGGCACAGAACAGTGGCGGCGCGATCTCACACCGGCGACAGTTCCGTCAGTGGTCGACATTGGAGACGAACCAGCGCCGCCGGTAATATCCAACAGTCGCGTCTTTCTCGCGACAGCGGACAGTGTCACTGCACTTGAAATTGGAGATGGATCTGTTGCGTGGCGAAACACCGACACGGCCGGGGCAGGCGTTCCGACAGTGACTGATGACGCCCTGTTCGTTCCCACGACTGACGGGGTAGCGAGATTTGCGACCGACGACGGACGCCGGCAGTGGACGGCGACCGCCGACGGGACGAGGCTGGCCGCAGCCGACAGTACCGTCGTCATCGCCGGTGAGAAGATAACGGCAGTGGATGCCGCAGCCGGCGAGGTCCAGTGGGAACACTCGGACCGACCTTCGGGATACCCCGTCGTCTCTGACGGGACCGTTTATGTGAGCGGTACGTACGGCGACCTGATAGGTCGGTCACTCACCGACGGGACCGAGCAGTGGCGTCTCGACGACAGACGGTCACTCGAATTTCCGGTCGTGACGCCCGATAGCGTGTACGCAATCGAGCGCCCCGGTGAGTCATCCAGCGCGACGTTCGCCTTCGACCGCGTCGATAACGGGCCACCGAAGCCCCGGTGGTGCTCCGAAATCAATATCGGTGGCGCGGTGACTGCCGCGGCTGACGACGCTGTGTTCACATTCCAGAGTGACGATGGCCTCACCGCGTTCACCACGCGCCTCGGCGAGGCAGTATGGCAGTATCCGGCCGAGTATCAGGCTGTCTCACTGGCGGTACTCGATGGCGGAATCGTGAGCGTGTCGCCGGACGGAACCGTCGTGGCTCTCGGAGGTGAGTGA